Proteins encoded by one window of Cryptococcus gattii WM276 chromosome K, complete sequence:
- a CDS encoding C2H2 zinc finger protein Zas1A, putative (Similar to TIGR gene model, INSD accession AAW46382.1), which produces MATFAFPTSLKAEDPLAILFADADLSPSGAFAERAGPGKAKDEQGKETFACTIPGCLQIYSRAEYLKRHLRKHCFKTFTRSDVLLRHHRRCHAPSSSADLSSNSSLSNNPQENMLTYSSRIDAREASPSREGPRKPGRQRTTKGESVRARVGSILGDNHDDKDRDRKHSGVYHSSDIIGSHPNCSQLLPSSSGDRTNLALNDSNQLDDASALSNIEYTTGVASNNVQLREERGLPIWEDDPAVNLIMAVATSGDDNCPNEGGFSPPIVEAQPQSVASTSENPRASISSLVGSGSELSDQVNVDSNLQDFGSFISAIWSSGIETQEGTNVVGGGPDSFSWSMVQSPKGTSFPTTSHQSPSIPYRLPSHSSSSSTRSRSQSDVHGHSEQSHPLNVLQILEQLVPQTAANLDPERPLLRVAHAELADRAGNGLDPRSRFYLPTDRFNGGYQIPHWALPPLRTLSLMAYRTFHTVLNHFPFVHLPTFRLIDISPCLAFAICTIGGIRTANSSIYDHYLWEPPAGNGRSDPRKATTLDGPVVPNQSWESLYEKNWYHENGSVRVHEVPSWKNALTVRNEKNDMLVKSFYLAKGMLMTEFNVALLQALILYHTPNFLSENERERASSNMFTGTIVNVSRQIGFFTPENDHFNSFIRRPDEPYTPNELNRCWKDWVHLESVRRTAYLIYHLDTISALEANIPCLLSPHELAYIPLPAPDTLWEAPDAETWLKAAKGYRPMTLDEAMRRTFFLPICGKFDQLHEKSDREHFQLLRQSNYGPFARTALMITLLRGIIDIGEGKRDRGNWRDLTDLWDRYTTLFKPGKMMLAQEGINMEPLSGKGLKDIFRSALQTWREGWDCDSLCAPPTMTHMNIRSTITRSESSWSEGSLDTPEEEEMLKTTINYCEDALPLYWLAQTLQNLLDSDSSQLSGTNIFSNLRYNDMLKAARTFARTGEGLPTGPSNLFSSASLPIPISLYCGRLEEQIYLSGCRRITMDLDLV; this is translated from the exons ATGGCAACGTTTGCCTTTCCGACATCTCTCAAAGCCGAAGATCCACTCGCCATACTATTCGCAGATGCAGACCTAAGCCCGTCAGGTGCTTTCGCCGAAAGGGCAGGGCCAGGTAAAGCTAAGGATGagcaaggaaaagaaacgTTTGCTTGTACGATTCCTGGATGTCTCCAG ATCTATAGTCGTGCGGAGTACCTCAAGAGGCATCTACGAAAAC ATTGCTTCAAGACCTTCACTCGAAG CGATGTTCTCCTACGTCACCACCGTCGCTGTCATGccccttcatcttctgccGATCTTTCAAGCAATTCATCCTTATCTAACAATCCCCAAGAAAATATGCTTACCTATTCTTCTAGAATAGATGCCCGTGAGGCTTCACCGTCTCGTGAAGGCCCACGTAAACCTGGAAGACAAAGGACGACAAAAGGCGAAAGTGTCCGTGCTCGGGTTGGTTCCATCTTAGGGGATAATCATGACGATAAGGACAGGGACAGGAAACATTCTGGTGTTTACCATAGCAGTGATATCATTGGCAGTCATCCGAACTGCTCTCAACTCTTGCCATCAAGCAGCGGAGATAGAACCAACCTCGCTCTAAACGATTCAAATCAACTTGACGACGCATCAGCTCTTTCGAATATAGAGTATACTACTGGGGTTGCCAGCAACAACGTACAGCTACGAGAAGAGCGTGGACTACCGATATGGGAAGATGACCCGGCCGTAAACCTCATCATGGCGGTTGCTACTAGTGGCGACGATAATTGTCCTAATGAGGGAGGGTTCAGCCCGCCCATAGTTGAAGCTCAACCTCAGTCTGTCGCTTCCACTTCTGAGAACCCTCGTGCATCGATTTCCAGCCTTGTCGGTTCTGGATCAGAGTTATCAGACCAAGTGAATGTCGATTCTAACTTGCAAGATTTCGGCAGTTTCATTTCTGCTATTTGGTCATCGGGAATCGAAACGCAAGAAGGGACAAACGTGGTGGGTGGTGGACCTGATAGTTTTAGCTGG AGTATGGTGCAATCACCCAAGGGTACCTCTTTCCCAACGACGTCTCATCAGTCACCTTCTATCCCTTATAGGCTGCCAAGCCATTCGTCTAGCTCTAGTACGAGGTCCAGATCTCAAAGTGATGTTCACGGTCATAGTGAACAATCGCATCCTCTGAATGTTCTTCAAATCCTCGAGCAGCTAGTCCCGCAAACAGCCGCTAACCTTGATCCCGAACGGCCCCTCCTTCGCGTTGCCCACGCCGAACTTGCCGACCGGGCAGGCAATGGGCTTGATCCTAGAAGTCGATTTTACCTTCCGACGGATAGATTTAATGGAGGCTATCAGATTCCTCATTGGGCGCTTCCGCCCCTTCGAACACTCTCTTTAATGGCCTACCGTACTTTTCACACTGTCCTCAACCACTTCCCATTTGTCCATCTTCCGACTTTCCGGCTTATTGACATCTCGCCCTGTTTGGCGTTTGCCATTTGCACCATCGGTGGTATCCGAACTGCCAACTCTTCTATTTATGACCATTATCTATGGGAACCTCCTGCAGGCAACGGTCGATCTGATCCACGGAAAGCAACAACTCTTGATGGGCCGGTCGTGCCCAATCAAAGCTGGGAAAGTCTATACGAGAAGAACTGGTATCACGAAAACGGATCTGTCCGAGTCCATGAAGTCCCAAGCTGGAAAAACGCACTGACTGTGAGGAATGAGAAGAATGATATGCTTGTCAAATCATTCTACCTTGCAAAGGGAATGTTGATGACAGAATTCAATGTGGCGTTGCTTCAGGCTTTGATCTTGTATCATACCCCTAATTTCTTGAGTGAAAACGAAAGAGAACGCGCATCATCCAACATGTTTACGGGTACAATTGTTAAT GTTTCGCGTCAAATTGGATTTTTTACTCCTGAAAACGACCATTTCAATTCATTCATACGTCGTCCCGACGAACCCTACACACCCAACGAGCTCAATAGATGTTGGAAAGATTGGGTTCACCTCGAGAGCGTTCGTCGAACTGCATATTTAATCTACCATCTTGACACTATCTCAGCCCTCGAGGCAAATATTCCATGCCTCTTATCTCCCCATGAGCTCGCATATATTCCCCTGCCTGCTCCCGACACTTTGTGGGAGGCACCTGATGCGGAAACTTGGCTAAAAGCTGCGAAGGGCTATAGACCCATGACGCTTGACGAAGCTATGCGCAGGactttcttccttcctatCTGCGGCAAATTCGACCAGTTGCACGAAAAATCTGATAGGGAGCACTTTCAACTTCTCCGCCAAAGTAACTATGGTCCATTTGCACGTACCGCCTTGATGATTACTCTTCTCCGAGGCATCATAGATATTGGTGAAGGTAAACGTGATCGAGGGAACTGGAGGGATTTGACGGATCTGTGGGACAGATATACTACTTTATTCAAGCCtgggaagatgatgttgGCTCAAGAAGGCATAAACATGGAGCCATTATCGGGCAAGGGTTTGAAAGATATATTCAGGTCTGCTCTGCAAACA TGGAGAGAAGGTTGGGATTGTGATAGTCTTTGCGCTCCTCCGACGATGACGCATATGAACATTAGGAGTACGATAACTCGTTCAGAAAGCAGCTGGTCGGAGGGATCGCTGGATACTCctgaggaagaagaaatgcTTAAGACGACGATAAACTATTGCGAAG ATGCACTTCCGCTCTATTGGCTTGCACAGACTCTTCAGAATCTTCTCGATTCCGACTCAAGTCAATTATCTGGGACAAACATCTTCAGCAACTTGCGTTATAACGATATGCTTAAAGCAGCTCGTACATTCGCGCGAACTGGTGAAGGCTTGCCAACCGGGCCAAGCAATCTTTTCAG CTCCGCCAGTCTTCCTATCCCCATTTCACTTTATTGCGGCAGGCTGGAGGAACAAATATACCTGTCGGGCTGCAGACGAATTACTATGGATCTGGATTTAGTTTAG
- a CDS encoding Helicase, putative (Similar to TIGR gene model, INSD accession AAW46385.1) — MSTVTPSLANSTAASSPMPQSPATRRTSPSKAEVKIVSSGDRDAAANGADVDGQEGTADPKKAVEELEEKGQHDPEAAARAARLSFLLDKSTIYAKIIGDRMARQQIEKRKAEARAEVRKANKEKKEAEAKDVKREGMRDKRKPKGMDVESKAESRGKRKRQGNSGRDEKKAKVDMDEIDVDERPPAQVSEQIQDVQDEQDMEEEDDGDVQYSFKQPELVTGAKLRDYQLAGVQWMISLYENGLNGILADEMGLGKTLQTISFLSHLRSKGTWGPFLIVCPLSVLNNWIMEFEKFTPSVPVLMYHGNPDHRAELRATRLQTPTASDAGSAKTKRRKSNGKVTGNDTSAFPIVITTYEICMKDKQFLSGIRWKFIVVDEGHRLKNLDCKLIRELKSYTSANRMILTGTPLHNNLAELWSLLNFILPDIFDDLDAFQQWFNFDEMNEGQTTEGLLNKSNVVASLHAILKPFLLRRLKVDVEKGLPPKKEYLLYAPLTQMQKDIYQAIVSGQIREYLIDKVSSGGSGAYTPKEETPELEAVLEATDGRGQRKKKKVNYKIEENDNKYVRDLEEGRIRPEDGPAGVEEKSAAEVGREWALKQATKHVNNMRLQNLVMQLRKISSHPYLFDWPSDPVTGELVVDDNLVNASGKMLLLNRLLDALFRKGHRVLLFSQFTTMLDVIEDWATVYKGWKVCRIDGSTSQESRREQMDEFNGGKDDPDACKLFLLSTRAGGLGINLVSADTVIFFDQDWNPQMDLQAQDRAHRIGQTKPVLVFRLVSAHTIESKILAKAGNKRKLEALVISQGKFGRVVDENGKVLLGRKSTKKAEAKESVTEMAKALLDLEGEEINVASKDDQIISDADLEILLDRSAAAFARQKGWSAGLGKAGAHGRAEQLKKGEKTTFEVFETGKDDGQGLSGMFGGDGDAE; from the exons ATGTCTACTGTGACACCATCACTCGCCAATTCGACTGCcgcttcttctccaatGCCCCAATCTCCGGCGACACGAAGGACGTCACCCTCAAAGGCGGAGGTCAAAATTGTCTCTAGCGGCGATCGCGATGCCGCTGCCAATGGTGCAGACGTCGACGGTCAGGAAGGGACAGCAGACCCTAAGAAGGCAGTCGAAGAATTGGAAGAAAAAGGACAACATGATCCAGAG GCTGCAGCTCGAGCTGCTCGTCTGAGTTTCTTACTTGACAAGTCTACCATCTACGCAAAGATCATTGGCGATCGTATGGCCCGCCAGCAAATCGAGAAGCGAAAAGCCGAAGCTCGAGCAGAAGTCAGGAAGGCCaacaaggagaagaaggaggcAGAAGCAAAGGACGTCAAGAGAGAAGGCATGAGAGATAAAAGAAAACCCAAGGGGATGGATGTTGAAAGCAAGGCCGAAAGTCGAGGcaagagaaagaggcagGGAAATAGTGGCCgagatgagaagaaggctaAAGTCGACATGGATGAA ATCGATGTTGACGAGCGACCACCTGCGCAGGTCTCGGAACAAATTCAAGATGTCCAGGATGAACAAGAcatggaagaggaagacgaCGGAGACGTTCAATATTCCTTCAAGCAGCCCGAGCTCGTTACTGGTGCTAAACTCAGAGACTACCAGCTTGCAGGCGTCCAATGGATGATCAGTCTGTACGAGAATGGCCTCAATGGTATTCTTGCTGATGAAATGGGTCTTGGAAAG ACTCTGCAAACAatttctttcctttcccatTTGCGCAGTAAAGGCACTTGGGGCCCTTTCTTGATTGTCTGCCCTCTTTCCGTCTTGAACAACTGGATAATGGAATTCGAAAAATTCACTCCTAGTGTCCCT GTCCTCATGTACCATGGCAATCCTGATCATCGCGCTGAGCTTCGGGCAACTCGTCTACAAACTCCTACCGCGTCTGATGCTGGCTCAGCCAAGACTAAGCGACGTAAATCCAATGGCAAGGTAACCGGTAACGACACTTCAGCGTTCCCTATAGTTATCACGACCTATGAGATTTGTATGAAGGATAAGCAGTTTTTGAGCGGTATCAGGTGGAAGTTCATCGTTGTCGACGAAGGTCACAGATTGAAGAACCTGGATTGCAA GCTTATTCGTGAGCTTAAATCATATACGAGTGCCAATCGAATGATTCTTACAGGCACACCTCTCCAT AACAATCTCGCCGAGCTCTGGTCTCTCCTCAATTTCATCCTTCCAGATATCTTTGACGATCTGGACGCATTCCAGCAATGGTTCAACTTTGACGAGATGAATGAGGGGCAAACGACTGAAGGTTTGCTCAACAAATCTAACGTTGTAGCATCTTTACACGCCATCCTGAAGCCATTTTTGCTTCGACGTCTCAAGGTCGACGTCGAGAAAGGACTTCCCCCCAAAAAGGAATATCTCCTTTACGCTCCTCTCACTCAGATGCAAAAAGACATTTACCAGGCTATCGTCTCTGGCCAGATCCGCGAATACCTTATCGACAAAGTCTCGTCCGGTGGGTCAGGCGCATACACCCCCAAGGAAGAAACCCCCGAGCTTGAGGCTGTACTTGAAGCGACAGATGGTCGAGggcagaggaagaagaaaaaggtcAACTATAAGATTGAAGAGAATGACAATAAGTATGTGAGAGATTTGGAGGAGGGCAGGATAAGGCCCGAAGATGGCCCGGCTGGGGTGGAAGAAAAGAGTGCGGCGGAGGTAGGAAGGGAGTGGGCGTTGAAGCAAGCGA CCAAGCACGTCAACAACATGCGCCTGCAGAATCTGGTTATGCAGCTCCGAAAGATCTCTTCACATCCTTATCTCTTCGATTGGCCGAGCGACCCTGTCACCGGCGAGCTAGTTGTAGACGATAACTTAGTCAATGCGAGTGGGAAAATGCTGCTGTTAAACAGGTTGCTCGATGCACTGTTTCGGAAGGGTCATCGCGTCCTGTTGTTTAGTCAATTTACCACCATGTTGGATGTTATC GAGGACTGGGCAACGGTATACAAGGGCTGGAAGGTTTGTCGAATTGATGGATCAACCTCTCAAGAATCTCGTCGAGAACAGATGGACGAATTTAATGGCGGCAAAGACGATCCAGACGCCTGCAAGCTCTTTTTACTAAGTACACGAGCCGGTGGTCTTGGTATTAACCTTGTCAGCGCCGACACTGTTATCTTCTTTGATCAAGACTGGA ACCCTCAAATGGACTTGCAAGCCCAAGATCGTGCTCACCGTATTGGTCAAACTAAACCTGTTCTCGTCTTCCGACTTGTTTCTGCCCATACTATCGAAAGCAAAATCCTGGCCAAGGCTGGCAATAAGCGAAAGCTCGAGGCGCTCGTTATTTCTCAAGGGAAATTTGGCCGAGTGGTAGATGAAAACGGAAAGGTGCTGTTAGGTAGAAAAAGTACCAAGAAGGCTGAGGCGAAAGAGAGCGTTACGGAAATGGCCAAGGCGTTATTAGATTTAGAAGGCGAAGAGATTAATGTCGCGAGCAAGGACGATCAAATTATCAG TGATGCTGACCTCGAAATACTCCTCGATCGATCTGCTGCAGCATTCGCACGTCAAAAAGGTTGGTCCGCCGGATTGGGCAAAGCTGGTGCCCATGGTCGAGCAGAGCAGCTCAAGAAGGGTGAAAAGACCACGTTTGAGGTGTTTGAGACCGGCAAGGATGACGGGCAGGGGTTGTCCGGAATGTTTGGGGGGGATGGTGATGCTGAATAG
- a CDS encoding 60S ribosomal protein L23, putative (Similar to TIGR gene model, INSD accession AAW46386.1), giving the protein MSIKSAAAGTKFRMSLGLPVGAVMNCADNSGAKNLYVISVIGFGARLNRLPAAAAGDMVMASVKKGKPELRKKVMPAIICRQRKPWRRRDGIFLYFEDNAGVIVNAKGEMKGSAINGPVAKECADLWPRIASNAGTVV; this is encoded by the exons ATGTCCATCAAGT CCGCTGCCGCCGGTACCAAGTTCCGCATGTCCCTCGGTCTCCCCGTCGGTGCCGTCATGAACTGCGCTGACAACTCTGGTGCCAAGA ACCTCTACGTTATCTCCGTTATTGGTTTCGGTGCCCGACTTAACCGACTTCCTGCTGCCGCTGCCGGTGACATGGTCATGGCTTCCGTCAAGAAGGGTAAGCCTGAGCTCCGTAAGAAGG TCATGCCTGCTATTATCTGCCGACAGAGGAAGCCctggaggagaagggacGGTATCTTCCTCTACTTTGAGGACAACGCCGGTGTCATTGTCAACGCTAAGGGTGAGATGAAGGGTTCTGCCATCAACGGACC TGTCGCTAAGGAGTGCGCCGACCTCTGGCCCCGTATCGCCTCCAACGCCGGTACCGTCGTCTAA
- a CDS encoding 50S ribosomal protein l36, putative (Similar to TIGR gene model, INSD accession AAW46384.1) codes for MLAILRRIPQLARAGPSNPSQRFCSTCSPRPLASTLRPSLPSLSTSLASRPILASQATNVGRGISQVRGMKVRSSVKKFCDGCLVVRRKGRIYVICSKNPKHKQRQG; via the exons ATGCTCGCCATCCTTCGCCGTATCCCACAGCTTGCAAGAGCGGGTCCTTCCAACCCCTCACAACGATTTTGCTCCACTTGCTCCCCCCGGCCCCTCGCCTCCACCCTCCGACCGTCGTTGCCTTCATTATCCACCTCTCTTGCCTCTCGACCTATTCTTGCGTCGCAAGCAACAAATGTCGGCAGGGGAATTTCTCAGGTTAGGGGTATGAAAGTAAGGAGTAGTGTGAAGAAATTTTGTGATGGCTGTTTAGTCGTCCGAAGAAAAGGGAGAATATATGTCATCTGTTCAAAAAATCCCAAGCACAAGCAG CGACAAGGATAA
- a CDS encoding Hypothetical protein (Similar to TIGR gene model, XP_567900.1; CNK03070) codes for MAASTPATGENPLVAKSTPSTISGPTTLPSTTGGGGGRGRGKDGKEKETFACTFPGCGQTYSRMEYLKRHQRKHQDERPFQCKDCSKAFARSDVLLRHRRRCHPTPPPVDHSTSPPALNRIYNGMPVSSSRTDAREASPSHHRSRKHPRQSDGDEEHDQSRARIDPALRDDYDESSGERYRDRGYDNNGTYGQYYNASANDDHPNYSSHLMPMFNQDQSYHSLNDPDHLEDASVLLSMAYPGGVPGNGRQSQEQRDLPEWASNPTINLIMETAVANREREDADKSISDGNGTSSNPSPIGVQPQADAASVDASVPSVPEQAEVSAPVSSAPEVVSSGQQEIDPQLQSDAALVSTSATAEGFLNTMSWLSGMDNQGVFNKTGNTPDNSNWSLLRPPQNTPFPISSLFSPSAYGISSDFANGSTSNNDNNRPDSPNVLHILEQLAMYEVPQTAANPNPERPLLRVHHAEIATLAGEGIDKGSRFYIPADWFNGCYQIPHWALPPLRTLSMMACRTFHTLLNHFSFVHLPTFRLIDTAACLAFAICTVGGIRTGNSSILDQYLWQPPTGNGRPNPERSKALDGPVVPDQSWESLYEENWYRHNEPVRARQVSDVANWKNGPVVRSEKTNMLVKSFSLAKGVLMTEYNVALLQALILYHAPNFLSEDERERASANMFLGTIVNVTRQIGFFGPENDHCAQTIRIPEEPYTPNELDRCWREWIRLETRRRTAYLVYQLDTISSLESNIPCILSSSELAYIPLPAPDTLWKAPTAEAWRKAVKKYRPMTMDEAMRRTFFLPTYGTFDKLHQKADTQFYHLLNQSDYGPFARMAMVITLLRGVIDIGEGKRDRGDWRDLTDLWVGCSWLKPGKVILAQDGTDLGAITRDGLKDRFKQALQKWREGWDFDSLCACPTSGVFNCSNGMTSPENSGSGRSPNSDEDEIPKETLNYCEDALPIYWLAQALLNILYANSSHSSGTNVFRGLRYGDMLKSARTFTRTGEGVPIKVRNMSASQARDGSHRNSHSENSLSAQSISGRTQDNPPTPALTSSNPPSVRSTSFSPAEAKLSGLSADINDGTFAGILQALAANSEELGMNIGLNADDYPTQSGSDSGPGLGAVGANSTAITASQANAGASSTVGSSVGNGDVELTQNDLAKHLGLMI; via the exons ATGGCAGCATCCACACCTGCCACGGGCGAGAATCCCCTAGTGGCGAAATCGACACCGTCGACAATCAGTGGGCCGACGACTTTACCGTCCACAAcgggaggaggaggcggCCGAGGAAGGGGCAAGGAtgggaaagagaaagagacGTTTGCCTGCACCTTTCCGGGTTGTGGCCAG ACTTACAGCCGTATGGAATACTTGAAAAGGCATCAGAGAAAAC ATCAAGACGAAAGACCTTTCCAATGCAAAGATTGCTCCAAAGCCTTTGCTCGAAG TGATGTCCTCCTTCGACACCGACGTCGATGCCACCCTACCCCTCCTCCTGTGGACCATTCCACTTCCCCACCTGCATTAAACCGTATTTACAATGGTATGCCCGTCTCATCATCCCGCACAGATGCACGCGAGGCATCACCATCGCATCACCGATCCCGTAAGCACCCCAGGCAGagtgatggtgatgaagagCATGATCAATCTCGTGCTCGAATCGATCCCGCTCTAAGGGACGATTATGACGAATCGAGCGGAGAAAGATATCGAGACAGGGGTTACGACAATAACGGCACGTATGGCCAGTATTACAATGCCTCAGCCAATGACGACCATCCCAATTACTCCTCTCATCTTATGCCGATGTTCAACCAAGACCAGTCGTATCACAGCTTAAACGATCCCGACCACCTCGAAGATGCGTCTGTCCTCTTGAGCATGGCTTATCCCGGTGGGGTCCCAGGGAATGGTAGACAGTCACAAGAACAAAGAGATTTGCCGGAATGGGCTAGCAATCCCACGATCAACTTGATCATGGAGACCGCTGTTGCCAACCGCGAACGCGAAGATGCCGACAAGTCCATTTCCGACGGCAACGGTACCAGTTCGAACCCATCGCCCATTGGTGTCCAACCTCAGGCCGACGCCGCATCCGTTGACGCTTCTGTTCCCTCTGTCCCTGAGCAAGCGGAGGTTTCAGCACCTGTCTCCTCCGCCCCCGAAGTTGTGTCTTCAGGGCAACAAGAGATTGACCCCCAACTCCAGAGTGACGCTGCTTTGGTTTCCACTTCTGCTACTGCCGAGGGTTTTCTCAACACGATGAGCTGGTTGTCGGGAATGGACAATCAGGGAGTGTTCAACAAGACGGGCAACACGCCTGATAATTCTAACTGG TCTCTTTTGCGACCACCCCAAAATACCCCTTTTCCTATTTCTTCTTTATTCTCTCCTTCCGCTTATGGAATCTCAAGCGACTTCGCCAATGGTTCCACCTCCAACAATGACAACAACCGGCCAGACTCCCCAAACGTGCTCCATATCCTCGAACAGCTCGCTATGTATGAAGTCCCTCAGACAGCTGCCAACCCCAACCCCGAACGACCTCTGCTTCGTGTCCATCACGCCGAAATCGCAACTCTCGCTGGGGAAGGAATCGACAAAGGCAGCCGATTTTACATCCCAGCGGACTGGTTTAACGGGTGCTACCAAATTCCTCACTGGGCCCTCCCACCTCTCCGCACTCTCTCAATGATGGCTTGCCGTACTTTCCATACACTCCTCAACCACTTTTCCTTTGTCCACCTCCCCACATTCAGGCTTATTGATACCGCTGCCTGTCTGGCTTTTGCCATCTGCACTGTGGGCGGTATCAGGACGGGCAATTCATCGATATTGGATCAATACCTCTGGCAACCTCCTACCGGTAACGGTCGACCCAATCCTGAACGATCCAAGGCCCTAGACGGCCCCGTCGTTCCTGATCAAAGCTGGGAGAGCTTGTATGAGGAGAATTGGTATCGTCATAACGAGCCGGTCCGGGCTCGACAGGTGTCCGATGTGGCTAATTGGAAGAATGGGCCGGTTGTAAGGAGCGAAAAGACGAATATGCTCGTCAAGTCGTTTTCGCTCGCAAAAGGGGTTTTGATGACGGAGTATAATGTTGCGTTGTTGCAGGCTTTGATCCTTTATCACGCTCCTAATTTTTTGAGTGAGGATGAAAGGGAACGGGCGTCCGCGAATATGTTCTTGGGTACTATTGTCAAT GTCACTCGTCAAATTGGATTCTTCGGCCCCGAAAACGACCACTGCGCCCAAACAATCCGCATCCCCGAGGAGCCATATACTCCCAACGAGCTTGACCGATGCTGGCGCGAATGGATCCGGCTCGAAACCCGACGCCGAACAGCATACCTCGTCTACCAACTCGACACCATCTCCTCCCTCGAATCCAACATCCCTTGTATCCTCTCTTCGTCTGAGTTAGCGTACATTCCCCTTCCAGCACCTGATACACTTTGGAAAGCCCCTACTGCAGAAGCATGGCGTAAAGCCGTGAAGAAGTATAGGCCTATGACGATGGACGAAGCTATGCGTCGAACATTCTTCCTCCCCACCTACGGCACCTTCGACAAGCTGCACCAAAAGGCTGATACGCAGTTTTACCATCTCCTCAATCAAAGTGATTACGGTCCTTTTGCCCGTATGGCTATGGTGATCACCCTTCTCCGAGGCGTTATTGACATTGGGGAAGGGAAGCGTGATAGAGGAGATTGGAGGGATTTGACGGATTTGTGGGTGGGATGTTCGTGGTTGAAGCCGGGGAAGGTGATACTTGCACAGGATGGAACGGATTTGGGAGCGATTACGAGGGACGGTTTGAAGGATAGGTTCAAACAGGCTCTTCAAAAA tggagagaaggatgggaTTTTGATAGTCTTTGTGCTTGTCCCACGTCGGGTGTTTTCAACTGTTCCAATGGAATGACCAGCCCTGAAAACAGTGGTTCGGGGAGATCACCCAACTCcgatgaggatgaaatACCCAAGGAGACTTTGAATTATTGTGAAG ACGCACTACCCATCTATTGGCTCGCGCAAGCTCTGCTCAACATACTCTACGCCAACAGCTCCCATTCTTCCGGCACCAACGTCTTCCGTGGCTTGCGTTACGGCGATATGCTCAAGTCCGCACGCACATTTACAAGAACTGGCGAGGGTGTACCTATAAAGGTAAGAAATATGAGCGCTTCGCAAGCAAGGGACGGAAGCCACCGTAATTCCCATTCTGAAAATTCACTTTCCGCCCAATCCATATCGGGACGCACACAAGATAATCCCCCTACTCCAGCACTAACATCTTCCAACCCGCCTTCTGTAAGATCCACCAGTTTTAGTCCGGCCGAAGCCAAATTATCCGGTCTGAGCGCAGACATAAATGATGGTACCTTCGCAGGAATCTTGCAGGCTCTTGCTGCTAATTCGGAGGAACTGGGGATGAATATCGGTTTGAATGCGGATGATTATCCTACTCAGTCTGGTTCTGATTCCGGTCCTGGACTTGGGGCTGTTGGTGCCAATAGTACCGCCATCACCGCATCCCAAGCGAATGCTGGTGCAAGCAGTACTGTCGGTAGTAGCGTAGGCAATGGGGACGTGGAGCTTACACAGAACGATTTGGCGAAGCATCTTGGACTCATGATATGA